Within the Methanobacterium sp. BRmetb2 genome, the region TTATTCCAATGGAGGGTCAAGCGTATGGCGATCTGGCATGGATCGACACCGTCCTTGACTCGGCCCAGATGTACGCAACAGAAACAGAAACTATTGTTAAGATCATTCAAGACTATGATAAAAATGTTAAAACAATGCTTCACCTAGGATGTGGATCAGGTAACAGTGATTACACTTTTAAAAAATATTTTAGGGTAACTGGGGTAGACATCAGTAGTGACATGCTTGAGATTGCCCGAACCCAAAATCCAGAGGTGATCTATCATCAGGGCGATATGAAAAAAATTAGACTAAAGAAAAAATTTGATTCAGTGGTTATCCCAGATTCTATAGGTTACATGACCACATTAGAAGATTTAAAAAAAGCTTTAGTTACTGCTTATGAACATTTAAAGCCCGGTGGAATTCTTTTTGTAATGGCTCTGTTGTCTGAAGATTTTAAAGAGAATAACTTTGTTTATACTGGTTCCAAAGGAGATGTGGAAGTTACAATTTTTGAGAATAACTACATTCACAATATTGTTAAATGCACCTATGAATCCACCATGATCTACTTACTTCGACAAAAAGGTCAGCTAGAGATCTACACTGACACTCACTTATTAGGCCTTTTCCCGAAGGGTTCCTGGCTTGAACTCTTTAAAGATGTTGGATTTATTAAAATTGAAGAAAAGTCTACCAATGATTTGTATGATGATTATTTATTAGGAAAAGGTGAATACCTTCTTGAATTGTTCCTGGCTACTAAACCATAAAAATAATATTTAAAACTTGAAACTAATTTTTATAAATAAATATGGAAGTTAATTAATTTAAGTCCAAGAGTAAGGATTAAATTCAGAGGGTGGTATGTACATTACCTCAGCATATCCCCTTTTAAGAAGTTCGGCATTGAGGTTTACGTTATTTACATAGACTACTGCTAGCACCCTACCGTATCGGTCATGTTTTTTTGCATCATCTATGTCCAGCTGTACTGTTTTACCCAAACACATTTGTTTTATATAATCTTTTGCCTGCTGGTATCCTGACTCTCCACGTTCGGGAGTGTTGACTCCAACAAATCGTATTCTTCCCACTCCCTCTACATCTAAGGTGTCGCCGTCCACCACATAGGGACAGTATCCGCTGGCATCGTATCTGGTTGTGCTTGTGTTAGGCTGGTTTGTGGCTTGCTCATCATTATTTGTAGATGTATCGTTGGAGGTGGAATAATCAAGACTGTATTGAGGAGTGTCATCTGTTGTATCATTCCCATCGATACAACCCGCAGCAGCCACTACCATTACTAAGATTAACATAATTTTCAGATATTTCATGGTCATCACTATCAAATTTTTAATTTAAAATCGATAAAAGGGTAGTTTTCTTCAAAAAAGGATATATTAATGGAGGTATATATACTTTTTAATAGTTAGGGTTTAATTAATAATCATAATTATATAAGAACTTCCAAATAATACAAATAGAACGCAATATCTTACTAATAATACCAATCCGTCCTTTTTTAAGACTCTAAATAGAATACGGATTTTTTAATTAAGATATAAAAATTTTAATTTCCTAAAAAATCAAAAAACCATTAACTTCACTA harbors:
- a CDS encoding SAM-dependent methyltransferase, which translates into the protein MEGQAYGDLAWIDTVLDSAQMYATETETIVKIIQDYDKNVKTMLHLGCGSGNSDYTFKKYFRVTGVDISSDMLEIARTQNPEVIYHQGDMKKIRLKKKFDSVVIPDSIGYMTTLEDLKKALVTAYEHLKPGGILFVMALLSEDFKENNFVYTGSKGDVEVTIFENNYIHNIVKCTYESTMIYLLRQKGQLEIYTDTHLLGLFPKGSWLELFKDVGFIKIEEKSTNDLYDDYLLGKGEYLLELFLATKP
- a CDS encoding thermonuclease, with amino-acid sequence MKYLKIMLILVMVVAAAGCIDGNDTTDDTPQYSLDYSTSNDTSTNNDEQATNQPNTSTTRYDASGYCPYVVDGDTLDVEGVGRIRFVGVNTPERGESGYQQAKDYIKQMCLGKTVQLDIDDAKKHDRYGRVLAVVYVNNVNLNAELLKRGYAEVMYIPPSEFNPYSWT